CTGCGCCTGGAGCTGGATATCGGTGATCCGCTGGCCGACGTGGCCCGTCGCGATCCGAGGTGGCCCGGCACGTGGGTCGACCTGCTCGGCTGGCGGACCGTGACGGGCGACCGACGGCTCGTGGTGGAGCTGGCGCCGTGGGGCCGGGTGATCCTGGTGCCGCGCTGGACCCTTGGACGGTGACGGGGGGCGATGGGCCCGCCCGTGCGATGGACGGGGGAGGGTGGGTACTGGTGGGCCGACTCTTCGGGACCGACGGGGTACGAGGCGTCGCCAACCTGGAGCTTTCACCGCTGCTGGCCTACCGGCTGGGGCGCGCCACCGGGGCGCTGGTCACGGGATGGGGAGACGGGGAGGCCGGCCTGGGGCGATCCCCCGTGGCCGGGTCGGCGGCGCGGGATGAAAGGCCACAGCGTCCCTTCGTGCTGGTGGCCACCGACACGCGCGTCTCGAGCGGGATGCTGGAGGCGGCGGTGACGGCCGGACTGACCTCGGCCGGGGCGGACGTGGTGCGCCTGGGGGTACTGCCCACGCCCGCGCTCAGCTGGCTGGTCCCCCATGCCGGGGCGGCGGCGGGCGTCATGATCTCGGCGTCGCACAACCCCGTGGAGGACAACGGGATCAAGATCGTGGGCGCCGACGGCTACAAGCTCCCCGACCGCATCGAGGCCCTGCTGGAGCGCACCGTCGACGAGATGGACGGGCAGGACCGGCTGCCACGGCCCGTCGGACTGTCCGTGGGCCGGGTCCGCTACGAGCCTCACTGGCAGGAGGCCTACCTCTCCCACCTGATCGACCTGGTGGGCACCACCTTCGAGGGGTGGAGGGTGGTGGTGGACTGCGCCAACGGGGCGGCGCACCGGCTGGCGCCCGAGCTCCTGCGGCGCCTAGGCGCCGACGTGGTGGCCATCAACACGGGAGACTCCGGCGAGGACATCAACGTGGGCTGCGGCTCCACCCACCCGCAGCGAGCCGCCGACGTGGTGCGCCAGTCGGGGGCCCGGGTGGGGCTGACCTTCGACGGGGACGCCGACCGATGCATCGCCATCGACGAGCAGGGGCAGGTCGTCGACGGCGACCAGATCCTGGCCATCTGCGCGCTGGAGCGCCTGCGCCACGGCACCCTGCCCGGGCGGGCCGTGGCCGTCACCGTCTACTCCAACGGCGGGTTGCGGGAGGTCTTGCGCAAGGCCGGCGGCGACGTCGTGGTCACCCCGCCGGGCGACCGCCACGTGCTGGAGGCCATGCTCCGCCAGGGCCTGGTGCTGGGAGGCGAGCAGTCGGGTCACGTCATCTTCCTGGAGCATGCCCGCACGGGTGACGGGCTCCTGACGGGACTCATGCTGCTGGCGGCCATGCGACGCTCGGGATGGCCGCTCTCCCATCTGGCGGCTCAGATGCCGCGCTACCCGCAGGTGCTCCTCAACGCCCGCGTGGCCGGCAAGGAGTCGCTGCTGGAGCAGCCTGAGGTGCGCCAGGTCATCGAGTCGGCCGAGCGTGCGCTGGGCGAGTCGGGGCGCATCCTGGTGCGCCCCTCGGGCACCGAGCCGGTGGTGCGGGTCATGGTGGAGGGCCCCGACCGGCAACGGGTGGAGCGGCTCGCCCGCGAGGTGGTGGAGGTGTTGGAGCGGGCGAGTCGAACGATGGCCCAACGCTCCGAGGGGGTGGTGACAGGGCAGGTCGAGGCCTAGCGAGTCGTCTTGCGTCCGCGCGGCGTCCTTGGACGACGGCCCATCACGGCGACGCGCCGACCGACGCGACGGACGGGCGCCTGATCGAGCGGCCCCCCGGCGGGCCGCCGAGGCAGATGAAGCGCCAGGGCTTGCAGGTGCCAGCCTGCAAGTTGACGAGGCGGGGGATCTCGGATCATCGGCGGGTGACCCCCGGCCGGCCACGGTCGTCAGGAGGCTGCCAAAGACCGGGAGCGATCCCGGGGACAAAAGGCCTCCGGGTGGCCAGGTGCCCTACGAGGCGTGACGGTACGAAGGCACCGGTGCGCCGCGCGTCGCCGCGGGGCGACGAAAGGGGTACCTGAGGCCAATGTGTGGCATCGTCGGCTACGTCGGGAGCCGTCCGGCCCTGCCCGTGCTGCTGGGCGGGCTGCGACGGCTGGAGTATCGTGGGTACGACTCCGCGGGCGTGGCGGTGGTCAACCACCGCCTGGAGGTGCTCAAGGTGGTCGGGCGCGTCGAGCGTCTGGCCCGGATGGCGGACCCCTCTCGACTGACGGGCGAGCTGGGCATCGGACATACCCGCTGGGCTACCCACGGGGCGGTCAGCGACCGAAACGCCCATCCCCACGTCGACTGCACCGGGCACCTCGCCGTCGTGCACAACGGCATCATCGACAACCACGCGGAGCTGCGGCGGGAGCTGGAGGCCAGGGGACACCGCTTCGTCTCCGACACCGATACGGAGGTCGTCGCGCACCTGCTCGAGGAGCTGGACCAGGTCGACCTGGCCGCGGCGCTGCGAGCGGCCAGCCGGCGGCTGCGCGGGTCGTGGGCCCTGGGGGTGGTCAGCGCCCGTCGACCCGGGGTGCTGGCGGTCGCTCGCCAGGACAGCCCCCTGGTCATCGGCCTCGGCGATGGCCAGCAGGTGGTGGGCTCGGACGTCACGGCCGTGCTCGACCTGACCCGCCGGGTCCTCTACCTGCGAGACGGCGAGGTCGCCTGCCTCACCCCCGAGGGCGTGACGGTATGGGATGCTGACGGCCGGCGGGTCGAGCGGGAGCCGTTCGAGGTGCCCTGGGAGGCCAGCGCCGTCGAGCTGGGCCCCTACCCGCACTTCATGGCCAAGGAGATCTTCGAGCAGCCCCAGGCGGTGCGGCAGGCCCTGGCCGGGCGGGTGGAGCCGGGCAGCGGCCGGGTGGATCTGGGGGAGACCGGGCTCGACCCCGCGACCCTCCGGAGCTTCCAGCGCTACGCCATCGTGGCCTGCGGCACGGCGTGGCACGCCGGGCTGGTGGGGCGGCACCTGCTGCAGCGCGCCACCGGCCGGCCCGTTTCGGTCGAGGTCGCCTCGGAGTTTCGCTACGGCGACCCGATGGTGGACGCCGGCACGCTGACGGTGGCCATCAGCCAATCGGGGGAGACGGCCGACACCCTGGCGGCGGTGCGAGAGGCGAGGCGCCGCGGCTCTCCGGTGCTGGCCATCGTCAACGTGGAGGGCAGCTCCCTCTCCCGAGAGGCCGACTGGGTCCTCTACACCCGGGCCGGGCCGGAGGTGGCGGTGGCGTCCACCAAGGCGTACCTCACCCAGGTCGTCGCTCTGCACCTCCTGGCGGCCTGGGCCGCTCCCACGGGAGCGGAAGCCACGGGGCTCCAGCTGTTGCAGCTGCCCTCGCGCCTCGAGGCGACGCTGGGCCTGGACCCGGCTGTGCAGGAGCTGGCCCGCGAGCTGGCGGGGTCGGAGCACCTCTTCTACGTCGGGCGTGGCCTCGACTACGCCGTGGCCCTGGAGGCGGCGCTCAAGATCAAGGAGATCTCGTACGTCCATGCCGAGGCGTACGCGGCGGGCGAGTTGAAGCACGGCACCCTGGCCCTCATCGAGCCCGGCCGGTGGGTGGTGGCGCTGGCCACCCAGCGTGCGCTCCTGGCCAAGACCGCCGGCAACGTGGCCGAGGTCAGGGCCAGGGGTGCACAGGTGGTGGTAGTGGGGCCCGGCGCCTCACCCGGCCGGGCCGAGCTGGAGCCGATGGCCGATCGCTACCTGCCCCTGCCCGAGGCGCCCGAGCCCCTGCTGCCCGTCCTGGCGGTGGTGCCCATGCAGCTGCTGGCCTATCACGCTGCGCGAGCGCGGGGTTGCGACGTGGACCGGCCGCGCAACCTGGCCAAGAGCGTGACGGTGGAGTAAACCCGGTCCGGATGCCCCCGGAGCGGCCTCGGATCTGGTAAAACAGGGGTGACGAGCAACGGCCGAGGGGGGACGGCTGCCCTTGGGCTGTAAGACGGGGCCCGCCGAGGTGGTGGGGGTGGGCGTCGACGTGGTCGAGCTGGACCGCATCGGCCGCGCCTATGCCCGGCACGGGGCCCGCTTCCTGGAGCGCCTGTACGCGGCCGACGAGGTGGCCTACTGCACCGCCAAGCGTCCGCACGCCGCCGTGGCCTGCCTGGCGGCCCGCTTCGCCGCCAAGGAGGCGGTCATGAAGGCCTTGGGGACCGGGCGGATCGGGGTCGCCTTCAGCGAGATCGCCGTCGTCCATCGACGAGGCGGGCGTCCGGGCATCCGCCTCGTCGGCCGGGCGGCCCGGGTCGCGGATAGGCTCGGGGTGGACGAGGTCTGTCTGTCCATCAGCCACGGCCGTGACGTGGCGGTGGCCGTGGCCATCGCCATCAGCCGGCGACCGGGGGGCCCCGCCCCGCCGTGATCAAGGTCGTCGCCCGCCATGCCATGCAGGCCATCGATCGGCAGGCGGCGGCCGAGTACGGCGTGCCGACCCTGCTGCTGATGGAGAACGCGGGAGCCGCCGTGGCGCGGCGGGCGGCCGCGCTCCTGGGAGGACGGCTCCAGGGCAGGAGGGTCGTGGTCGCTGCCGGGCCCGGCAACAACGGAGGCGACGGTCTGGTGGCGGCCCGCCGGTTGGCGGCCGCGGGCGCCCGGGTGAGGGTCGTGATGGCTGTGGACGGGGGGCCCGAGCAGCCCAGGCTCTCCGAGGACGCCGCCGTCCAGTACCGCCTGGCTCGCGCCTTCGACCTCGAGTGGAGCTGGGTCGACGACGAGCCCCCGCCGGCGCTGATGGGCGACGCGGATCTGATCGTGGACGCGGTGCTGGGCACCGGCAGCCGGGGGGCGCCCCGAGGCAAGGCCGCGCGGGTCATCGAGTGGATGGCACAGGCCGGCCGGCCCTCGCTGGCTGTCGACATCCCCTCGGGCGTCGACGCCGACACGGGCCAGGTGCCCGGGCCGGCCGTCCGTTGCGTCGAGACCGTCACCTTCGGTGCGCCCAAGCCCGGGCTGCTGACCTTTCCCGGGGCGGCTCACGCCGGGCGCATCTGGGTGGCCGAGATCGGCTTCCCGCCGGCGCTCATCGAGGGTGCGCCAGCGGCGGCCCTCCTGCTCGACGCCGCCACGGTGCGCGACTGGCTGCCCCATCGCCCCCTCGACGCGCACAAGGGCCGCTTCGGTCACGTGCTGGTGGTGGCGGGCAGCCGGGGCATGATCGGCGCCGGCGCGCTGGCAGCGCGGGCGGCGCTGACGGCAGGGGCCGGCCTGGTCACGTGGGCGGTGCCCGCGTCTGTGCAAGACGTGGCGGCGCCCCTGGTGCCGGAGGCGCTGACGGCGGCCCTGCCCGACACGGGCGAGGGCCGGCTGGGTGACGGGGCCGACGAGGCCATCCTGGGCCTGCTGGTCGACCGCGACGTGCTCCTGATGGGGCCGGGCCTCGGCACCCACCCGGCGACGGCCCGTGCCGTGCGCCGGGTGGTGCAGGCGTGGGATGGCCCCATGGTGGTCGATGCCGATGGCCTCAACATCCTGGCCGACGACGCCGGGCGGCCGTCGGACCTGGCCGCTCCCGACGGGGGCCTGGCGGCGGTCGGCCCGTGGGGAGCGAGCCGGACGGTGCCGCCGGTGCTGACGCCCCATCCGGGCGAGATGGCGCGCCTGTTGGGGTGGAGCGTGGCCCAGGTGCAGGCTGACCGGCTGGCGGCCGCGCGGGAGGCCGCGGTGCGGCTGCAGGCGGTGGTGGCGCTCAAGGGGGCTCGCACCGTCATCGCCACGCCCGCGGGCGATCGCTGGATCAATCCCGCGGCCTCGCCGGCCCTGGCCACCGGCGGCTCGGGAGACGTGCTGGCCGGGGTGGTCGCCGGCCTGATGGCCAGGGACCGAGCCCGCCCGGCGGCAGCCTGCGCCTGCTTCGTGCACGGGCTGGCGGCCCACCTGGCGGCCGGGGCGGCGAGGCCGGCATCACCGCCACGGACCTGGCACGCGCGATGGGGGAGGCCCTGCGCGCCCTCAGGCGGGCCGACCCGATGCCCCCCGAGATGGAGCCGGCCGCACCTCTGCCCCTGTGACGGCGCGCTCGACGTAGGGAGCCGCCAGGCAGGCGGCCACCGCCTTGGCCAGGTCCGCTGCCACGAAAGGGCCGGCCCCCAGGGCCAGGGCCCGCATCCACGGCAGCCCCGTCACCGCCGCCAGCTGGGTGACACCCAGGGCGTAGATGACGGCCACCCCTGCCGCCGAGGCGACGGCGGCTCGGGCCGCGGCCGGCAGGCGCCCAGGGGCGGACCGCCCCATGCGGAAGAGGGCGCTCGAGATGGGCGCCGCCAGCACGAAGCCCCACAGATACCCTCCCGTCGGGCCCGCCAGATGGTGCGCTCCCGCGCCGAAGCCAGCGAAGACCGGCAGCCCCGCGGCGCCCAGGGCCAGGTAGGCGACCTGGCTGAGGGCGGCCGCTCCCGGTGGCAGCGCCAGCGCGGCCAGCAGGACGCCCAGCACCTGGAGGGTGACGGGTACGGGTGTGAAGGGCAGCGGGATGGTCACCTGCGCGAGGGCGGCGGTCAGCGCGGTGGCCACGGCCGCCCGACTCAACGTGGCGACGGAGACGGTCGACACGGCCTCAACCCCCTTGCGGTGTACCGGAGACGGCGCGCTCCCGCCCCGCGGAGGCGCGCAGGGAGACGTCACCGGCCATCAGGTCGAGCCTGCGCCCGGACGCATCGCGGAGCACCAGGGCGCCGCCGTCGTCCACGCCCACCAGGTGGCCCTCGACGGCGGTCGAGCCGGTCTCGACCCGCACCGGACGGCCCCGCCAGGCCAGCCGCTGCTCGACGGCACGGGCCACCTCCATGCAGGCCGCCTGCGCGTCGGCCTGCAGCCGGGCGAGGAGGGCCTCCAGCTCCTGGACGGCACGAGCGAT
This genomic interval from Limnochorda sp. LNt contains the following:
- the glmM gene encoding phosphoglucosamine mutase yields the protein MGRLFGTDGVRGVANLELSPLLAYRLGRATGALVTGWGDGEAGLGRSPVAGSAARDERPQRPFVLVATDTRVSSGMLEAAVTAGLTSAGADVVRLGVLPTPALSWLVPHAGAAAGVMISASHNPVEDNGIKIVGADGYKLPDRIEALLERTVDEMDGQDRLPRPVGLSVGRVRYEPHWQEAYLSHLIDLVGTTFEGWRVVVDCANGAAHRLAPELLRRLGADVVAINTGDSGEDINVGCGSTHPQRAADVVRQSGARVGLTFDGDADRCIAIDEQGQVVDGDQILAICALERLRHGTLPGRAVAVTVYSNGGLREVLRKAGGDVVVTPPGDRHVLEAMLRQGLVLGGEQSGHVIFLEHARTGDGLLTGLMLLAAMRRSGWPLSHLAAQMPRYPQVLLNARVAGKESLLEQPEVRQVIESAERALGESGRILVRPSGTEPVVRVMVEGPDRQRVERLAREVVEVLERASRTMAQRSEGVVTGQVEA
- the glmS gene encoding glutamine--fructose-6-phosphate transaminase (isomerizing), giving the protein MCGIVGYVGSRPALPVLLGGLRRLEYRGYDSAGVAVVNHRLEVLKVVGRVERLARMADPSRLTGELGIGHTRWATHGAVSDRNAHPHVDCTGHLAVVHNGIIDNHAELRRELEARGHRFVSDTDTEVVAHLLEELDQVDLAAALRAASRRLRGSWALGVVSARRPGVLAVARQDSPLVIGLGDGQQVVGSDVTAVLDLTRRVLYLRDGEVACLTPEGVTVWDADGRRVEREPFEVPWEASAVELGPYPHFMAKEIFEQPQAVRQALAGRVEPGSGRVDLGETGLDPATLRSFQRYAIVACGTAWHAGLVGRHLLQRATGRPVSVEVASEFRYGDPMVDAGTLTVAISQSGETADTLAAVREARRRGSPVLAIVNVEGSSLSREADWVLYTRAGPEVAVASTKAYLTQVVALHLLAAWAAPTGAEATGLQLLQLPSRLEATLGLDPAVQELARELAGSEHLFYVGRGLDYAVALEAALKIKEISYVHAEAYAAGELKHGTLALIEPGRWVVALATQRALLAKTAGNVAEVRARGAQVVVVGPGASPGRAELEPMADRYLPLPEAPEPLLPVLAVVPMQLLAYHAARARGCDVDRPRNLAKSVTVE
- the acpS gene encoding holo-ACP synthase, with protein sequence MGCKTGPAEVVGVGVDVVELDRIGRAYARHGARFLERLYAADEVAYCTAKRPHAAVACLAARFAAKEAVMKALGTGRIGVAFSEIAVVHRRGGRPGIRLVGRAARVADRLGVDEVCLSISHGRDVAVAVAIAISRRPGGPAPP
- a CDS encoding biotin transporter BioY codes for the protein MSTVSVATLSRAAVATALTAALAQVTIPLPFTPVPVTLQVLGVLLAALALPPGAAALSQVAYLALGAAGLPVFAGFGAGAHHLAGPTGGYLWGFVLAAPISSALFRMGRSAPGRLPAAARAAVASAAGVAVIYALGVTQLAAVTGLPWMRALALGAGPFVAADLAKAVAACLAAPYVERAVTGAEVRPAPSRGASGRPA